One region of uncultured Methanolobus sp. genomic DNA includes:
- a CDS encoding P-loop NTPase fold protein: MSDEISEDFKVAEDFDTAWSNFDPLFTLPANSPFHVERTGKPLNRLIRALLRNHRQPPKYYYSGHRGCGKSTELNILAEDENIKDKFFIVKYSVKDVCDVQNLNYVDVLFSVGAQLCIQYPNVDEKLKPELIDDLLNWQRGVIEQIDEKGMGIEASVEGGIKTVFASILGKIKAQESTRTVIRQTIEPRLSELIDKINMIIANIEINEGKKVLVLIDDLDKPNLEQAKQIFYTNQTAITQPLCYIVYTVPIAIFFSQEFLALRESCYCLPNIKLHGKNGRNEKDEAGYGLMKSFVHKRMKPDLIEDDALDFAIKIGGGLFRETARVMQIAIDVAYENERRAVQIEDV, translated from the coding sequence ATGTCAGATGAAATATCTGAGGATTTTAAAGTCGCTGAAGATTTTGATACAGCGTGGAGTAATTTCGATCCATTATTTACTTTACCGGCAAACTCCCCATTCCATGTAGAACGTACTGGAAAACCTTTGAACAGATTGATTAGGGCTCTCTTGCGTAATCATAGGCAGCCTCCTAAATACTATTATAGTGGTCATAGGGGATGTGGCAAATCAACAGAATTAAACATATTGGCTGAGGATGAAAACATAAAAGATAAGTTCTTCATTGTGAAATACTCGGTGAAAGATGTCTGTGATGTGCAGAACCTTAACTATGTTGATGTGCTTTTCTCTGTAGGTGCACAATTATGTATTCAATACCCGAACGTAGATGAAAAATTGAAACCGGAGCTTATAGATGATCTTCTCAACTGGCAACGTGGTGTAATTGAGCAGATTGATGAGAAGGGTATGGGTATTGAAGCTTCTGTTGAAGGCGGTATAAAAACAGTATTTGCTTCTATTCTGGGTAAAATAAAAGCTCAGGAATCTACAAGGACCGTTATCCGGCAAACAATTGAACCCAGGCTTTCCGAACTCATTGATAAGATCAATATGATTATTGCAAATATTGAGATTAATGAAGGCAAGAAAGTTCTTGTACTGATAGATGATCTGGATAAACCTAATTTAGAGCAGGCAAAACAGATATTTTACACAAACCAGACAGCTATAACTCAGCCATTATGCTATATTGTCTACACTGTGCCGATTGCCATCTTTTTTTCACAGGAGTTTTTAGCTCTTAGGGAGAGTTGTTACTGCCTTCCTAACATCAAACTACATGGTAAAAATGGAAGAAATGAAAAGGATGAAGCCGGTTATGGATTGATGAAATCATTCGTTCATAAAAGAATGAAACCTGATCTGATTGAAGATGATGCATTGGATTTTGCAATCAAGATTGGCGGTGGTCTGTTCAGGGAAACTGCACGTGTAATGCAGATTGCAATTGATGTTGCATATGAAAATGAGAGACGTGCAGTACAAATTGAAGATGTATAG
- a CDS encoding transposase — translation MASLREDIYTVYKGVLFEDSIRNDIDKENVSVCRLLHFLNIDDIAQHVENNHYPNKDWHFRYRISSMIKLTIVKCFRDLSFNKTISSLSDEEALLLHFVNDGGNISLPTGSTLHHFVKYRLGTDGLQHIMRMIAERIIGLTKARDLKTDSTPLEASRYDKYSDYNPHYGCKMDKAHITMIGVFPLCMTYTNGLAGDSPELDKHIDFLKNLNVDIDSYALDSGCDSFENHADIWHYLKVKPTIPPKCNAVISIEGTIERINHWVNKLWKKGGSIHMPITKKLELLYDNGRRKQVGMYLRNEMMADEKFEEKIKTRQPIERSNRHIKGRVTFDVRKIQKNSRELYSIARFVAYQFMTLANLQNKIEKIDLAKYF, via the coding sequence TTGGCCAGTCTCAGGGAGGATATTTATACTGTTTATAAAGGAGTCCTCTTTGAGGACTCCATTCGAAACGATATTGATAAAGAGAATGTATCAGTTTGCCGCTTGCTACATTTTCTTAATATTGATGACATCGCACAGCATGTTGAAAATAACCATTATCCCAATAAAGACTGGCATTTCAGATATCGTATTTCTTCTATGATAAAACTCACTATTGTCAAATGTTTTAGAGATCTTTCGTTCAACAAAACAATCTCATCTCTTTCAGATGAAGAAGCTCTGCTTCTTCATTTTGTTAATGATGGTGGTAATATTTCTTTGCCCACAGGGTCAACACTTCATCATTTTGTAAAATACAGATTAGGAACAGACGGACTTCAACATATTATGCGGATGATAGCTGAGAGAATCATCGGACTAACTAAAGCCAGAGATCTTAAAACAGATTCAACACCTCTTGAAGCTTCCAGATATGACAAATATAGTGATTATAATCCTCACTATGGATGCAAAATGGACAAAGCTCATATCACAATGATAGGAGTTTTCCCATTGTGCATGACATATACAAATGGATTGGCTGGTGATTCGCCAGAACTGGATAAGCATATTGATTTCTTAAAGAATCTCAATGTCGACATTGATTCTTATGCTTTGGATTCTGGATGTGATTCATTTGAAAATCATGCTGATATATGGCATTACTTGAAAGTGAAACCAACTATCCCACCCAAATGCAATGCAGTAATTAGCATAGAAGGAACAATTGAAAGGATTAATCACTGGGTCAATAAGCTGTGGAAAAAAGGAGGGTCGATACATATGCCAATAACAAAAAAACTGGAATTACTATATGATAACGGAAGGAGGAAACAAGTGGGCATGTATCTGAGAAACGAAATGATGGCAGATGAAAAGTTTGAAGAGAAGATTAAGACAAGACAACCTATTGAAAGATCAAATCGACACATCAAAGGTAGGGTAACCTTTGATGTGAGAAAAATACAGAAGAATAGCAGGGAACTCTATTCAATTGCACGATTTGTGGCATATCAGTTTATGACACTGGCAAATTTGCAAAATAAAATCGAGAAGATTGACTTAGCCAAGTATTTTTAA
- a CDS encoding cobalamin biosynthesis protein CbiG yields MFDKTIFRKAFEEYDAIVAVFATGIVVREIAPLIVDKWKDPAVVVVDSNMNFAIPLLGGHHGGNEVVRKIAEIGPVPVVTTATEVHNRNSVEGIAKALGCDIVNKPSTVQVNCALLDEDVEVLEIKGPKIVIVGDDVSVLKRDEIKAEDK; encoded by the coding sequence ATGTTCGACAAAACCATCTTCAGAAAAGCATTTGAAGAATACGATGCTATCGTGGCAGTTTTTGCCACCGGCATTGTAGTCCGTGAGATTGCACCGCTTATTGTGGATAAATGGAAGGATCCAGCAGTTGTAGTTGTAGACTCCAACATGAATTTTGCAATTCCACTGCTTGGAGGTCATCACGGTGGCAATGAGGTAGTCAGAAAGATCGCTGAGATCGGACCTGTTCCTGTTGTCACAACAGCTACCGAAGTTCACAACAGGAATTCTGTGGAAGGAATTGCCAAGGCGCTTGGATGTGACATTGTTAACAAGCCATCCACTGTGCAGGTAAATTGTGCTCTGCTTGATGAGGATGTTGAAGTCCTCGAAATAAAAGGTCCAAAGATCGTCATAGTCGGTGACGATGTTTCTGTCTTGAAAAGAGATGAAATAAAGGCTGAGGACAAATGA
- the cobJ gene encoding precorrin-3B C(17)-methyltransferase, which yields MEGSQSQSQSKGKLYIIGIGPGSVEQLTVKARDVIMTSDYIVGNGTYLDQMASLLDKQEIVRSAMGKEVDRSRKAVELAQDNVVSMISGGDANVYGMAGLVLEVAEHAGLDVEVVVLPGVTAITAAASVVGAPIVNDMCTVSLSDLLTPWEVIEKRLDAASSADFVMSLYNPKSRQRKSNFSRAIDIIRKHKDDSVPVALVKNALREADQDYVVTTLGEVMDYNDWVDMSTTILITTNDSRIWDSPHGKRVITPRGYHRKYDY from the coding sequence ATGGAAGGGTCACAATCGCAATCGCAGAGTAAAGGTAAACTTTACATTATCGGTATAGGTCCGGGTTCAGTCGAACAGCTTACAGTGAAGGCAAGAGATGTAATTATGACGTCAGATTACATTGTCGGAAATGGTACTTACCTTGACCAGATGGCAAGCCTGCTGGATAAACAGGAAATAGTCCGCAGTGCCATGGGTAAGGAAGTTGACCGCTCACGCAAGGCAGTGGAGCTTGCACAGGATAATGTCGTATCCATGATAAGCGGTGGAGATGCCAACGTCTATGGAATGGCAGGTCTTGTCCTTGAAGTTGCAGAACATGCAGGTCTTGATGTTGAGGTAGTGGTTCTGCCTGGTGTAACTGCAATTACAGCAGCTGCAAGTGTTGTTGGAGCACCTATTGTCAATGACATGTGTACGGTAAGTCTCAGTGACCTTCTGACACCATGGGAAGTCATCGAGAAAAGGCTTGATGCAGCATCATCAGCAGACTTTGTCATGTCACTCTACAATCCAAAGAGCCGCCAGCGCAAATCCAATTTTTCAAGGGCAATTGATATTATCAGAAAGCACAAGGACGACTCAGTTCCTGTAGCCCTCGTTAAGAATGCTCTGAGGGAAGCCGACCAGGATTACGTTGTCACAACCCTTGGCGAGGTTATGGATTACAACGACTGGGTTGACATGAGCACAACTATCCTTATCACAACAAATGATTCCCGTATATGGGACTCGCCTCACGGCAAGAGGGTAATAACTCCAAGGGGGTATCATCGGAAATATGACTACTGA
- a CDS encoding precorrin-8X methylmutase, with protein sequence MTTDSNKNDTSIEELVEMTTEIDPDLVAICNDLGSQTDEAKAIYMTSRNIARKLVGDETLEDKVKQRCVTSTGDPAVADLMRFVNDPIKAGVEAIKKGAPILVDINMVKSGVTKRGHNCEVICVLDKDEDAEIAKKYNITRTAAGFLQCKDILEGSIVAIGNAPSAAFAVCRMIEHGIKPAIVVGTPVGFVNAAESKEVVRGAPVPSITCVGTRGGTPMAVACVNELVAIANDDECVIE encoded by the coding sequence ATGACTACTGATTCCAATAAGAATGACACAAGCATTGAAGAGCTTGTGGAGATGACAACTGAGATCGATCCTGATCTCGTTGCTATCTGTAATGACCTCGGCTCACAGACTGACGAGGCCAAGGCAATTTACATGACAAGCCGTAACATCGCCCGCAAACTTGTAGGCGATGAGACACTTGAAGATAAGGTCAAACAGCGTTGTGTTACCTCAACCGGTGACCCGGCAGTTGCAGATCTCATGCGCTTTGTCAACGATCCTATCAAGGCAGGTGTGGAGGCTATCAAAAAAGGTGCTCCTATCCTTGTTGACATCAACATGGTGAAATCCGGAGTGACCAAGAGAGGTCACAACTGCGAGGTTATCTGTGTGCTTGATAAGGACGAGGATGCAGAAATCGCCAAGAAGTACAATATTACAAGAACTGCAGCAGGTTTCCTCCAGTGTAAGGATATCCTCGAAGGCTCAATTGTAGCAATCGGCAACGCGCCTTCCGCAGCCTTTGCAGTATGCAGGATGATAGAACACGGCATCAAACCAGCTATTGTAGTAGGTACGCCTGTAGGTTTTGTCAACGCTGCAGAATCAAAAGAAGTTGTCAGGGGCGCACCGGTTCCTTCCATCACGTGCGTAGGTACACGTGGCGGGACACCAATGGCAGTTGCCTGTGTCAATGAACTTGTTGCAATAGCAAACGATGATGAATGTGTTATTGAGTGA
- a CDS encoding tetratricopeptide repeat protein → MAESKDIRIKRLCNYLIRSYKHSKASILFALYLNLFIRDDVEESIIEMLKEEGIEVVLVDAGEHKDLPSFFSSMDSKNIVFFVHNLEKGFPETIQFLNFKREELAEHHVKVIFWTTEEELSRISLEAPDFFAFRNRVVEFMEMPEMRSLGRDQLELALRTDYGSLDEIKASIKLKESLLSELSTDSEISEYLLSSLGILYNQLGDYNTSIGYSEKALEIATKSGHKKREADNLGVVGISYANIGHIENAIICYEKALEISREIEDRLGEATHLGNIATTYFNKGEPENALQYLEQALYIDREIGSKLGESTDLGNIGVIYRNKGEPEKALQYIEQALEISREVGNKLGEAADLGNIGLIYKDKGDTETAIQYLEQSLEIHRKIGSKLEEAADLSNIGQIYIDKGKTEESLQYLEQALHINREIGCKFGEASDLTNIGAIYAAKDDTEAALQYQLQALDIHCKYEYKEGEAVTLANIGMIYINKGEPEKALRYLEQAQQIFDSIGAYHLGDKTQKHILEIMNEM, encoded by the coding sequence ATGGCTGAATCAAAAGATATTCGTATCAAACGGCTTTGTAATTATCTAATTCGTTCATATAAGCATAGCAAAGCCTCTATTCTTTTTGCACTTTATTTGAATCTATTTATACGTGATGATGTAGAGGAATCTATTATAGAAATGCTAAAAGAAGAAGGTATTGAGGTTGTCCTTGTTGATGCAGGAGAACATAAGGACTTACCTTCATTTTTCTCATCAATGGATTCCAAAAACATTGTTTTTTTCGTACACAATCTTGAAAAAGGATTTCCTGAAACAATCCAATTCCTGAACTTCAAACGTGAAGAACTTGCCGAACACCATGTAAAAGTTATTTTTTGGACAACTGAAGAAGAACTCTCGCGCATTAGTCTTGAAGCACCAGATTTCTTTGCTTTCAGAAACCGTGTTGTAGAGTTTATGGAAATGCCAGAAATGAGATCATTGGGACGTGATCAGCTTGAATTAGCCTTGAGAACCGACTATGGTTCTTTGGATGAGATAAAGGCTAGTATCAAGCTAAAAGAATCACTCCTATCTGAACTCTCCACTGATTCTGAAATAAGTGAATATTTACTCAGCTCACTTGGAATTCTGTATAATCAACTTGGAGATTATAATACATCCATTGGTTACAGTGAAAAAGCATTGGAGATAGCTACAAAAAGTGGTCACAAAAAAAGAGAAGCTGATAATCTTGGTGTAGTTGGAATTTCTTACGCTAATATTGGCCATATTGAAAATGCCATTATTTGCTATGAAAAAGCCCTTGAGATTTCGCGCGAGATTGAGGATAGGTTGGGAGAGGCAACTCATCTGGGAAACATTGCTACTACATACTTTAATAAAGGTGAACCGGAAAATGCCTTGCAATATTTAGAACAAGCTCTTTATATTGATCGCGAAATTGGATCAAAGTTGGGAGAATCAACTGATTTGGGAAATATTGGGGTGATATACAGAAATAAAGGCGAACCGGAAAAAGCCTTGCAATATATAGAACAAGCCCTTGAGATTTCGCGTGAGGTTGGAAACAAGTTAGGAGAAGCAGCTGATTTGGGTAATATTGGGCTGATATACAAAGACAAAGGAGATACTGAAACAGCCATACAATATTTAGAACAATCTCTTGAGATTCATCGCAAAATTGGATCCAAATTGGAAGAGGCAGCTGATTTGAGTAATATTGGGCAGATATACATCGATAAAGGCAAAACAGAAGAATCCCTGCAGTATTTAGAACAAGCTCTTCATATTAACCGTGAAATTGGATGTAAGTTTGGAGAAGCAAGTGACTTGACAAATATTGGTGCAATATACGCTGCTAAAGATGATACTGAAGCAGCTTTGCAATATCAACTTCAAGCCCTAGATATTCATTGTAAATATGAATACAAGGAAGGCGAAGCAGTTACTCTAGCAAATATTGGAATGATATATATAAATAAAGGCGAACCGGAAAAAGCCTTGCGATACTTAGAACAAGCCCAACAAATTTTTGATTCTATCGGAGCATATCATTTGGGAGATAAAACACAAAAACACATATTGGAAATTATGAATGAGATGTAA
- a CDS encoding cobalamin biosynthesis protein, protein MGARRGIDSQEAIDAINNALAEAGRSIDDVEGLASAKLKENETGLHEAARFFGLTITFIDHDELNNYDAPSASQAKRFGLRGVAEPAALALSEKKQLILRKKVYGRVTIAIAE, encoded by the coding sequence ATGGGAGCCCGAAGGGGTATTGACAGCCAGGAAGCCATCGATGCGATAAACAATGCGCTTGCGGAGGCAGGCAGAAGTATCGATGATGTGGAAGGGCTGGCATCAGCAAAATTAAAAGAGAACGAGACAGGTCTGCATGAAGCGGCCAGGTTTTTCGGGCTCACTATTACATTCATAGATCACGACGAATTGAATAACTATGATGCGCCGTCGGCTTCGCAGGCAAAACGCTTCGGGCTTAGGGGTGTGGCAGAGCCTGCTGCACTGGCGTTGTCGGAAAAAAAACAATTGATACTAAGGAAGAAGGTATATGGAAGGGTCACAATCGCAATCGCAGAGTAA